CGTCAGCTGCCAGGCGTCGTCGGGCAGCCCCAGCGCATCGGCGATGGCGCGGGCGCTGGCCTCGCAGCGCTGCGGGTATGGATCGCCGGCGTCGGCCAGGCGTTGCGGGATGCCGTGGAAAGAGAACACCAGCTTTTCGCCGCGACCGTGCTGCTGCCAGGCCTGCTGGATGCTGCCGGCCACGGCCGCCACCCAGTCCGGGTCCACCGCGTAATCGCGCACCAGGGTGACGGTGACGGCAGGGTGGCGCGGCTGCCACGCGCGCACCTGGTCTTCAATGGAGGCGGTGGTGGTGGTGGAATACTGCGGATACAGCGGCAGCACCACGATCCGGCGCATGCCCTCGGCAGCCAGCCGGTCCAGCTCGGCGGTGAGTGCCGGGGCGCCGTAGCGCATCGCATGGCGCACCCGCACGTCGGGCATCAACGCCTGCATCGCCTGCGCCAGCTGGCGCGTGTAGACCATCAGCGGGGAGCCGTCGGGCAGCCACACCTGGGCGTACTTGGCCGCCGAGCGGCCGCTGCGCAGGGGCAGGATAAGCCCGTACAGCAAGGGTTTCCACAGAATCGGCGGGATCGCGACCACGCGCGGATCGCTGAGGAATTCAGCCAGGTAGCGACGCACCGCCGGGGCGGTTGGCGTCTCGGGCGTGCCTAGATTGACCGCCAGCACGGCGGTGTCGGGTGCGTCGAGCATGGGCCCATTCTCGCAGGTCTGCGCGATTGGCGGGATGGATTCCACCCATCGTTGTGATGCGTTGGGTATATCAATAGACGGCATCACTCATTGCGGATTCATCGCGGGGCTTCTAACGTCGGGAAGCGTATCGACCAATGGTCCTACCTACCGCTATCTTGTGTGATCGACTTCTGGAGCCCACCCATGCGCCGCCTCAGCCTTGTACTGCTGATCTCCGCCAGCCTGTTGCTGTCCACCCAGGCGATGGCCGGACCACAGGAAGACCAGCGCGCCCGCAATGCGGTGCGTGTGCTCAATGAAATCCAGAACATCCCCGAACAGGGCATCCCCGACAAGCTGCTGGACGAAGGCCGCGCGATTGTCGTCATTCCCGACACGATCAAGGCCGGTCTGGTGATCGGCGGGCGCCGGGGCCATGGCCTGATGTCGGTGAAGAATGCCGATGGCAGCTGGTCCAACCCGGTGTTCGTGAAGCTCACCGGCGGCAGCATCGGCTTCCAGGCCGGCGTGCAGTCCTCGGACGTGGTGCTGGTGTTCCGCAACGACCGCAGCCTGGACAACCTCGTCAACGGCAAGTTCACCCTCGGCGCCGATGCCGGCGTGGCAGCCGGCCCGGTAGGGCGCAACGCGGCGGCGGCCACCGATGGCCAGCTGAAGGCCGAGATCTGGTCGTGGTCGCGTGCCCGCGGCCTGTTTGCCGGCGTCGCGCTGGACGGCGCGGTGCTGCAGATCGACGATGCCGCCAACCTGGACGCCTACGGCAGCAACACCACGCCGCGGATGGTGTTCGAGGGCCGTATGGGCGAGCCGCCGTCGATCGACGTGGTGGCCTTCCGCGACCGTCTGGAAGAAGCCACCTACACCGCCCGCGAAAAGCGTGGCACCGCTGGCAGCGCCCCGGCCCCGGCTGCGCGCCAGGCGGCCCCGGTCGCCGCGCCGGTGGCTGAACAGGCACCGGCGTCCGGTGCCACTACCGCTCCGCTGCAGCCGGCCCCGGCCCAGCCCGCGCCGCAGCAGGGCTTCCAGGCCGTTGGCGAAGGTGAAGTACGCACGGAATCACTGGACGGCAACTGACTTTCGTCACGCGCGCCGGCTAACACCCGGTGCGCTATGCTCAACCGTCTGATCACTACGTAACGCGAGCGGCTCATGGGCAGTTTCAGCATCTGGCATTGGTTGGTTGTGCTGGTCATCGTTCTGCTGGTGTTCGGCACCAAGAAGTTGACCAGCGGCGCCAAGGACCTTGGCAGCGCCGTCAAGGAATTCAAGAAGGGCATGCACGACGAGGACAAGCCGAAGGCGCAGCTCAACGACGCCTCGCGCCCGCAGGACTCGACGACGACGTCGCAGACCGAGCACGATCGCGACCCGCGCTGATCGGGACCGGCGGGCGTGTTCGATATCGGTTTCAGTGAACTGCTGGTCATCGCGGTCGTGGCCTTGGTCGTGCTCGGTCCCGAGCGCCTGCCCAAGGCCGCGCGCTTTGCCGGGCTGTGGGTGCGCCGTGCGCGGACCCAATGGGATTCGGTGAAGCAGGAACTGGAGCGCGAACTGCACGCCGATGAAATCAAGCGGCAGTTCCGCGACGTGCAGGCCTCCGTGCAGGACACCGAGGCGCAGCTGCGCGCCAGTGGTGAAGCGGTGCGCCGCGAAGCCGAGCAGATGCGCCAGGACGTGGCCCGACACGGCGACGACGTGGCCGCCGCCGCTGACGAACCGGTGATGACCGGCCCCGCGCCCGGCTCCCCGGCGAGCGTGGCCCAGCACGTGGTGGCGGCCGATGCCGTCGACGTGGCCGAGCCGGTGCGTGATGCGATGGCCCCGCCCGGCATCGATGGCACCGCGCCTCGCGTGGCGGCGCCTGTCGAAACGGCGCCGGTCGGCGCGCCTCACCCCGACACCGCACAGGACGCGCCGCTGCCGCGCGACGAGCAGGCACCGCGATGAGTGAACACGAGTACCCGGAAAGCTCGCTGGTGGAACACCTGATCGAGCTGCGTGCGCGCCTGGTGCGCGCGATCGTCGGCCTGCTCGCGGTGCTGCTGGTGCTGCTGCCGTTCTCGCGCAAGATCTATACGTGGCTGGCCGAGCCGCTGATCTCGCAGCTGCCCAACGGGCAGACGATGATTGCGACCAACCCGGCCGGCGCCTTCTTCGCGCCGTTGAAGCTGACCTTCTTCGTGGCCCTGTTCGTGGCCGTGCCGTGGCTGCTGTACCAGCTGTGGTCGTTCGTGGCGCCCGGCCTGTATGCGCGCGAAAAGCGCCTGGCGGTGCCGCTGCTGGCGTCTTCGGTGCTGCTGTTCTACCTGGGGTGCGCGTTCGCCTACTTCCTGGTGTTGCCGGCGGTCTTCCACTTCCTGACCACCTTCCGCCCCGAAGTGATTGCGATCACCCCGGATGCGAACGCCTACCTGGATTTCGTGCTGGCGATCTTCTTCGCCTTCGG
This is a stretch of genomic DNA from Stenotrophomonas rhizophila. It encodes these proteins:
- the hemH gene encoding ferrochelatase, with translation MLDAPDTAVLAVNLGTPETPTAPAVRRYLAEFLSDPRVVAIPPILWKPLLYGLILPLRSGRSAAKYAQVWLPDGSPLMVYTRQLAQAMQALMPDVRVRHAMRYGAPALTAELDRLAAEGMRRIVVLPLYPQYSTTTTASIEDQVRAWQPRHPAVTVTLVRDYAVDPDWVAAVAGSIQQAWQQHGRGEKLVFSFHGIPQRLADAGDPYPQRCEASARAIADALGLPDDAWQLTYQSRFGREKWLQPYAEPTMWAMAESGVRRIDVVCPGFATDCLETLEEVALGFTETLAARGAQMRYIPCLNAAPEHALALSRLSIAALA
- a CDS encoding lipid-binding SYLF domain-containing protein, with protein sequence MRRLSLVLLISASLLLSTQAMAGPQEDQRARNAVRVLNEIQNIPEQGIPDKLLDEGRAIVVIPDTIKAGLVIGGRRGHGLMSVKNADGSWSNPVFVKLTGGSIGFQAGVQSSDVVLVFRNDRSLDNLVNGKFTLGADAGVAAGPVGRNAAAATDGQLKAEIWSWSRARGLFAGVALDGAVLQIDDAANLDAYGSNTTPRMVFEGRMGEPPSIDVVAFRDRLEEATYTAREKRGTAGSAPAPAARQAAPVAAPVAEQAPASGATTAPLQPAPAQPAPQQGFQAVGEGEVRTESLDGN
- the tatA gene encoding Sec-independent protein translocase subunit TatA, with product MGSFSIWHWLVVLVIVLLVFGTKKLTSGAKDLGSAVKEFKKGMHDEDKPKAQLNDASRPQDSTTTSQTEHDRDPR
- the tatB gene encoding Sec-independent protein translocase protein TatB — encoded protein: MFDIGFSELLVIAVVALVVLGPERLPKAARFAGLWVRRARTQWDSVKQELERELHADEIKRQFRDVQASVQDTEAQLRASGEAVRREAEQMRQDVARHGDDVAAAADEPVMTGPAPGSPASVAQHVVAADAVDVAEPVRDAMAPPGIDGTAPRVAAPVETAPVGAPHPDTAQDAPLPRDEQAPR
- the tatC gene encoding twin-arginine translocase subunit TatC; this translates as MSEHEYPESSLVEHLIELRARLVRAIVGLLAVLLVLLPFSRKIYTWLAEPLISQLPNGQTMIATNPAGAFFAPLKLTFFVALFVAVPWLLYQLWSFVAPGLYAREKRLAVPLLASSVLLFYLGCAFAYFLVLPAVFHFLTTFRPEVIAITPDANAYLDFVLAIFFAFGTSFELPVAMVILVLLGWVSPQQFKESRGYAVVGIFVVAAVLTPPDVVSQLLLAIPMCVLYELGIHAARWLVPSSVVKPAG